From [Clostridium] symbiosum, a single genomic window includes:
- a CDS encoding GNAT family N-acetyltransferase, with product MDFRLAAMQDLSRLKDMYKQIVKNMNEHGIQIWDDIYPCEFFEADIKNNQLYVLLNNGEIVSAFVLCDTNPGENAVQWRDNHAKALYIDRLGIAVKDSKEGIGSLMLSKAKEVAKVLGAEYLRLFVVDINEPAIKLYIKNGFVKANGIYEEVFDDDFVLHEYGYEIEV from the coding sequence GATTTTAGATTAGCAGCTATGCAAGATTTATCACGGTTAAAAGATATGTATAAGCAAATTGTTAAAAACATGAATGAGCATGGTATTCAAATTTGGGATGATATTTACCCGTGTGAATTTTTTGAGGCAGATATAAAAAATAATCAACTTTATGTTTTGCTTAATAACGGTGAAATTGTATCAGCGTTTGTTTTGTGTGATACAAACCCAGGAGAAAATGCAGTCCAATGGAGGGATAACCACGCAAAAGCTTTGTATATTGACCGACTGGGGATAGCTGTTAAAGATTCAAAAGAAGGGATAGGCAGCTTAATGCTTTCTAAGGCGAAGGAAGTTGCCAAAGTATTAGGCGCTGAATATCTAAGACTTTTTGTAGTGGATATAAATGAGCCAGCTATTAAGCTTTATATCAAAAATGGTTTTGTAAAAGCTAATGGTATTTATGAAGAAGTATTCGATGATGATTTTGTGCTGCATGAATATGGATATGAAATAGAAGTTTAA